In the Acidimicrobiia bacterium genome, one interval contains:
- the nrfD gene encoding NrfD/PsrC family molybdoenzyme membrane anchor subunit, which yields MSSTEVRLPGVPSHDGQRKGRGERAVVPDMDVRTYYDRPVIKPPTWKHWIAEYFFLGGLAAGSSVLGFGASRTGRRKLGRRAKVSATGAIAMGAVALIVDLGRPDRFHHMLRVAKPTSPLNVGSWILGVYGPATGVAALSDLLGVMPAIGTAAETVAALTAPAVATYTAVVASDTAVPAWHEAHDMLPFVFASGAAASAGALGMLLAPAGENGPAVRMTVLGAVGEVVTMKVLERRLGELGEPYHQGKAGMLSKAALACTAAGAAIAGARGARKRGAAMLGGGLVFAGALLERFAVLEAGKQSASDPKYVVKPQRARLAARTAGEPEA from the coding sequence GTGAGCTCGACGGAGGTGCGGTTGCCGGGCGTGCCGTCGCACGACGGTCAGCGGAAGGGTCGCGGCGAGCGCGCGGTCGTTCCCGACATGGATGTCCGCACCTACTACGACCGGCCCGTGATCAAGCCGCCGACCTGGAAGCACTGGATCGCGGAGTACTTCTTCCTCGGCGGGCTCGCGGCCGGTTCGTCCGTGCTCGGCTTCGGCGCGTCGCGCACGGGCCGTCGCAAGCTCGGGCGTCGGGCGAAGGTGTCGGCGACCGGCGCGATCGCGATGGGCGCGGTCGCGTTGATCGTCGACCTCGGCCGTCCCGACCGGTTCCACCACATGCTGCGCGTCGCGAAGCCGACGTCACCGTTGAACGTCGGGTCGTGGATCCTCGGCGTGTACGGGCCCGCGACCGGTGTCGCCGCGCTGAGCGACCTGCTCGGCGTGATGCCCGCGATCGGGACCGCCGCGGAGACGGTCGCGGCGCTCACCGCGCCGGCAGTCGCGACGTACACCGCGGTCGTGGCGAGCGACACCGCGGTGCCGGCATGGCACGAGGCTCACGACATGCTGCCGTTCGTGTTCGCGAGCGGCGCGGCCGCGTCCGCCGGTGCGCTCGGGATGCTCCTCGCGCCTGCGGGCGAGAACGGTCCCGCGGTGCGGATGACCGTGCTCGGTGCGGTCGGCGAGGTCGTGACCATGAAGGTGCTCGAGCGCCGGCTCGGCGAGCTCGGTGAGCCGTACCACCAGGGCAAGGCCGGGATGCTGTCGAAGGCCGCGCTCGCGTGCACCGCCGCGGGCGCGGCGATCGCAGGCGCGCGCGGCGCCCGCAAGCGCGGCGCAGCGATGCTCGGCGGCGGGCTCGTGTTCGCGGGCGCGCTGCTCGAGCGCTTCGCGGTCCTCGAGGCCGGCAAGCAGTCGGCGTCCGACCCGAAGTACGTCGTGAAGCCGCAGCGCGCGCGACTCGCGGCCCGAACGGCCGGCGAGCCGGAGGCGTAG
- a CDS encoding response regulator transcription factor, whose protein sequence is MARGDGGDVGKRVLVVEEDPSVRRVLCTRLEREGFDVRQMDNPRRVDELIVELRPDLVLVNLPEEMPLTPIERIRECGDVPTIALVRDGLEVDHVDALEAGADDYVTKPFSPRELVAKVRVALRHAPAARIGADRLDFGELVIDRRSREVVKAGDVVAMPAREFDLLLFLASSPRQVFTRAQLLEHVWASSDAWLGVATVTEHIRRLRKRIEDDPRKPRWVVTVWSVGYRFEP, encoded by the coding sequence GTGGCGCGGGGTGACGGGGGAGACGTCGGCAAGCGCGTGCTGGTGGTCGAGGAGGACCCGAGCGTGCGTCGTGTGTTGTGCACTCGGCTCGAGCGGGAGGGCTTCGACGTCCGCCAGATGGACAACCCGCGCCGCGTCGACGAGCTGATCGTCGAGCTGCGGCCCGATCTGGTGCTCGTGAACCTGCCCGAGGAGATGCCGCTCACACCGATCGAGCGGATCCGCGAGTGCGGCGACGTCCCGACGATCGCGCTCGTGCGGGACGGCCTCGAGGTCGACCACGTGGACGCGCTGGAAGCGGGCGCGGACGACTACGTCACGAAGCCGTTCTCACCCCGTGAGCTGGTCGCGAAGGTCCGGGTCGCCCTCCGGCACGCACCCGCGGCGCGGATCGGCGCCGACCGGCTGGACTTCGGCGAGCTCGTCATCGACCGCCGCTCCCGCGAGGTCGTGAAGGCGGGCGACGTCGTCGCGATGCCGGCTCGCGAGTTCGACCTGCTGCTGTTCCTCGCGTCCTCGCCGCGACAGGTCTTCACGCGCGCGCAGCTGTTGGAGCACGTGTGGGCGTCTTCGGACGCGTGGCTCGGCGTCGCGACCGTCACGGAGCACATCCGCCGGCTGCGCAAGCGCATCGAGGACGACCCGCGCAAGCCACGTTGGGTCGTCACCGTGTGGTCGGTGGGGTACCGCTTCGAGCCGTGA